A single Vigna radiata var. radiata cultivar VC1973A chromosome 8, Vradiata_ver6, whole genome shotgun sequence DNA region contains:
- the LOC106769904 gene encoding transcription factor bHLH30, which produces MIQEDQGQCSSQAINNYHQAYQDQLLLQQQMQQQNNDIFGGGGRGGLNMYPGEVSQIMHQPWSVSHNQVHHPFNTVREHDPFLVPPQPSPYATFFNRRGHSLQFAYDGSSSDHLRIISDTLGPVVQPGSAPFGLQTELAKMTAQEIMEAKALAASKSHSEAERRRRERINNHLAKLRSLLPSTTKTDKASLLAEVIQHVKELKRQTSLIAESSPVPTEADELTVVDEADEDGRSVIKASLCCEDRSDLFPELIRTLKALRLRTLKAEITTLGGRVKNVLFITGEEEDSSSGSEDHNHQQQYCISSIQEALKAVMEKSVGDESASANIKRQRTNIISMS; this is translated from the exons ATGATACAGGAAGATCAAGGACAGTGTTCTTCTCAAGCGATCAATAACTACCACCAGGCTTATCAAGACCAGCTTCTCCTTCAGCAACAGATGCAGCAACAAAACAATGATATCTTTGgtggaggaggaagaggaggtCTCAACATGTACCCTGGTGAAGTCTCTCAAATCATGCATCAGCCTTGGTCTGTGTCTCATAATCAGGTTCATCACCCCTTCAACACGGTGAGAGAGCACGACCCTTTTCTTGTCCCTCCCCAACCTTCACCCTATGCAACTTTCTTCAACCGAAGGGGTCATTCTCTTCAGTTTGCATATGATGGTTCATCTTCTGACCATCTTAGGATCATATCAGACACCCTTGGACCGGTCGTTCAACCCGGTTCGGCACCCTTTGGCCTCCAAACCGAGTTGGCTAAGATGACTGCTCAGGAAATCATGGAGGCCAAGGCCCTTGCAGCATCCAAGAGTCACAGTGAAGCCGAAAGGAGGCGCAGAGAGAGAATCAACAACCATCTTGCCAAGCTTCGCAGCTTGTTGCCTAGCACAACCAAA ACAGATAAAGCATCATTGCTGGCAGAAGTGATTCAGCATGTGAAGGAGCTGAAGCGTCAAACCTCATTGATAGCAGAATCGAGTCCGGTTCCTACGGAGGCTGACGAGTTAACTGTGGTGGACGAAGCTGATGAAGATGGCAGGTCTGTGATCAAAGCCTCTTTGTGCTGTGAAGATAGGTCAGATCTGTTTCCTGAACTCATCAGGACCTTGAAAGCATTGAGGCTAAGAACCCTTAAAGCTGAGATCACAACGCTGGGAGGACGTGTAAAGAACGTGTTGTTCATCACTGGGGAAGAAGAAGACTCAAGCAGCGGCAGTGAGGACCACAACCACCAACAGCAGTACTGCATTAGCTCGATACAAGAAGCACTTAAGGCTGTGATGGAGAAGAGCGTGGGGGATGAGTCTGCTTCGGCAAATATTAAGAGACAAAGGACCAATATAATATCAATGTCCTAG